Proteins encoded in a region of the Elizabethkingia bruuniana genome:
- a CDS encoding MATE family efflux transporter → MRFLNQKYTRDSLKLALPVMITQLGQVSVNLFDNMIVGKLLGAQALASVSLGNATFFSFFVFAMGFSYAIPPLVSEAHSRLDHDKINSVFRHGFVINLAVGLLMMLVILFGMPLLYHMDQPAEIIPDTIHFLTIMAFSMIPFMVFQTFREVSEGLSFTLGVTKATIIANILNIVLNYILIEGKLGLPAMGVRGSALATLIARIFMVVFLYIVLYRDPRTSQYIKAFHLKIAGFSKSIFNTMLKIGFPTALQLFFEVSAFAGAAFVCGLVSSTDIAAHQIALSMASFTFNLCVGFSVASTVMVGRKLGERDFVGLRNVGINNIKISFLFMIVCGLAFILGRNILPHFFVQNDDINVMMLASKLLIIAALFQLSDGIQVTCLGCLRGIQDVKVPSAITFVAYWIITIPLGYFLCYTLKMGAFGMWIALGLGLTISALFLVSRFLRLTNRKILAAK, encoded by the coding sequence ATGAGATTTTTAAATCAAAAATATACGCGGGATTCTCTGAAGCTCGCGTTACCTGTTATGATCACACAGCTCGGACAAGTTTCGGTGAACTTGTTCGACAATATGATCGTAGGTAAACTCCTTGGCGCACAGGCCTTGGCATCTGTATCTTTAGGGAATGCCACCTTCTTTTCGTTCTTCGTATTTGCGATGGGATTCTCCTATGCAATACCTCCGCTGGTATCTGAAGCGCACTCCAGATTGGATCACGACAAAATCAATAGTGTATTTCGTCATGGCTTTGTCATTAACCTGGCTGTAGGACTTCTTATGATGCTTGTTATTCTGTTTGGTATGCCACTGCTCTATCATATGGACCAACCGGCAGAAATCATTCCGGATACCATACATTTCTTAACGATTATGGCGTTCAGTATGATTCCATTCATGGTATTCCAGACCTTTAGAGAGGTTTCAGAAGGTTTATCTTTTACTTTAGGAGTAACCAAAGCAACAATTATTGCCAACATCCTGAATATTGTACTGAACTATATTCTGATTGAAGGGAAACTTGGTTTACCGGCTATGGGCGTAAGAGGATCTGCTCTGGCGACGCTTATTGCCAGAATATTCATGGTGGTATTCTTATACATCGTGTTATACAGAGATCCAAGAACTTCTCAGTACATCAAAGCTTTCCATCTGAAAATTGCAGGATTCTCCAAAAGTATATTCAATACAATGCTGAAAATCGGTTTCCCAACTGCTTTACAGTTATTCTTTGAAGTAAGTGCTTTTGCGGGTGCTGCTTTTGTTTGCGGACTGGTAAGCTCTACTGATATTGCTGCTCACCAGATTGCATTATCGATGGCATCTTTTACCTTCAACCTTTGTGTTGGATTTAGTGTAGCTTCTACAGTAATGGTCGGAAGGAAATTGGGAGAAAGAGACTTTGTAGGTCTTCGAAATGTAGGAATTAATAATATAAAAATTTCATTCTTGTTTATGATCGTTTGTGGATTAGCCTTCATCTTAGGCAGAAATATACTTCCACATTTCTTTGTACAGAACGATGATATCAATGTAATGATGCTGGCTTCCAAGCTACTTATTATTGCGGCTCTGTTCCAGCTTTCAGATGGTATTCAGGTGACATGTTTAGGGTGTCTTAGAGGTATTCAGGATGTAAAAGTACCAAGTGCTATTACTTTCGTTGCTTACTGGATCATTACAATTCCGTTAGGATATTTTCTGTGTTATACTCTTAAAATGGGAGCATTCGGAATGTGGATTGCATTAGGCTTAGGGCTTACCATATCTGCCTTATTCCTTGTTTCAAGATTCCTTAGACTTACGAACAGAAAAATATTAGCTGCAAAATAA